The DNA window ACATGACGTAATCGCGGGAGCGCCGGCCACGGGCCAGAGGCACGAGATTACTGGAAGGTTGGTTGCCCCCCGATAAGATGAAGAACGGGCTCACGATTTTGGACCGGGCCCAGCATCAAACGGAGGACAACCGTGGATCAGCATATAGGACTCGATGTCTCCCTAAAAGACACTTCGATATCGGTTCGTCAGGATGGCAAGCGCGTTTGGCGCGGCAAGTGTGCATCCGATCCGAAGCTGCTTGCCGAAGTGATCCGCAAACGCGCGCCGAATGCAAAACGCGTGGTATTTGAGACCGGACCGTTGTCGGTTTGGTTTTACCATGCGCTCACTGCGGAGGGTTTGCCCGCGATCTGCATAGACGCGCGCCATGCCAAGGCCGCCCTCGATATGGCTGCCAACAAGACCGATGCAAACGACGCTGACGGTCTGGCGCATTTGGCTGAGGTAGGCTTCTATCGGGAGGTTCGCGTCAAAGGCTTCGACAGCATGTTGATGAGGACGCTGATCACCGCCCGACGCCAACTTATGAAAATGCGGGTGCAGATGTCGAACCAGATACGTGGGCTGATGAAGACGTTTGGGCTGGTCGTACCCAAAGGTGCCGGCAGCGTCTTTGAACGCAACGTTCTTAGGCTTCTAGAAAGCGAAGATAATTTGTCGCGCATCATCCTGCCGCTGCTTAAAGCCTGGAGCGATATTCGGCTTCGCGTTGCGGAGTTGAGCAAGCAACTGGTTGCGATGGCCGGCACAGATCAACGCTGCCGTCTGCTCACTTCGGTGCCTGGTGTAGGTACGGTCACCGCCACGGCCTTTGCAGCAGCAGTGGAGGATTCGATCAACTTCAAGAACTCGCGCGCTGTAGGCGCCTGGGTCGGTCTGACCCCAAAGCGGTATCAATCGGGAGAGGTGGATTATGAAGGCCATATCTCCCGTCGCGGCGACGCTAAGTTACGCACCCTCTTGTACGAGGCAGCCTCGGTCATTTTGAACAGGTCTTCGGAGACGAGCACGTTGCGCACCTGGGCGCTCGCCTTAAAAGAGCGGCTCGGCTTCAAACGCGCGGCAGTAGCCCTCGCGCGCAAATTGGCGGTCATCATGCATGCGATGCTGAAGACAGGCGAGCTGTTTGATCCAAACGCCGGAGCCACCGTGCCGGCCTGATCAACAGCGGCATACCGTCACCAGCACTCCTATCGTTTCACCGATAGCGTCCTTTCAGGGCGCGCCGAGCCGTCCCTGCCGGGGACGCGGCCGAGATCATTCCGCGAAGCGGGAAGCAAATGCTCTTGTGAGCAGATTGCGTCACGAACATAGGAAGATCTTGCCTACGGAACCCATCCTGCGGCGATCAACTTGCGTCGACCGCGTAGACGACCCTGTACCCGGCATACGCATGGCATAAGTTTTGAACGATGATGGCTGCGCTTGACAGAGGGGCGATTAGACGACCCGCCCTATTTCCGTTATCGAGGAGCGAGGCGCAGGAACGGCCGCCATTGTCGTATTCCCCTGATTTCCTGAAACGGGCGCTCCATCCGCGATCTCGATTGGCATGGGTCTGACCGAAGACCGGCTTCGCCTCGCTCGTCTCCCGCAACGTCCGTCGCCAACTTTTTTCCGCCGCCTTCGGCTTTGCATCGCGAAGCAAAAAAGCCGTCGCCGGCCACCTTCCACTGCGTTCCAGCCCCAAGGGGTGCAGGGCCGATCGTCCCCGGTCTCACGACCCCCATCGAGGTCGCAATGGAGCGGTCCGACAGAAAAGGGAATACGACAATGGCGACCATCGGCACCTTCACCAAGAACGAAACCGGCGCGGGCTTCTCCGGCGCGGTCAAAACTCTGACCCTCAACGTCAAGGCCAAGTTCGTCCCCAGCGAGGGCGACAGTGAGCGCGGCCCCGACTTCCGCATCTTCGCAGGGGCCACGGAATTCGGCGCCGCCTGGAAGAAAACCGCCCGCGAGAGCAGCCGCGAATACCTCTCCGTCAAGCTGGACGATCCGAGCTTCCCGGCCCCGATCTACGCCAGCCTGGTCGAAGCCGAGGACGGCAGCGGTCACAACCTCATCTGGTCCCGCCGCACCGGCGAGTAAGGCCGGGCCTACCAAGAAGCCCCGCTACCCAAGCGGGGCTTCTCTATGCTCATGCCCGCCGCCTTCAAGGAACAGGGAGGTCGGGATTCAAGGATTCCGGTTTTCAGGTCTTACCCATCCCGATCGGATTTCGCTCCCAGCCTCCGCTTCGCTCTGGCCGGGCCAGTTGCTTGGGGGCGCTACCCCCTGGC is part of the Sphingobium amiense genome and encodes:
- a CDS encoding IS110 family RNA-guided transposase, which produces MDQHIGLDVSLKDTSISVRQDGKRVWRGKCASDPKLLAEVIRKRAPNAKRVVFETGPLSVWFYHALTAEGLPAICIDARHAKAALDMAANKTDANDADGLAHLAEVGFYREVRVKGFDSMLMRTLITARRQLMKMRVQMSNQIRGLMKTFGLVVPKGAGSVFERNVLRLLESEDNLSRIILPLLKAWSDIRLRVAELSKQLVAMAGTDQRCRLLTSVPGVGTVTATAFAAAVEDSINFKNSRAVGAWVGLTPKRYQSGEVDYEGHISRRGDAKLRTLLYEAASVILNRSSETSTLRTWALALKERLGFKRAAVALARKLAVIMHAMLKTGELFDPNAGATVPA
- a CDS encoding DUF736 domain-containing protein, producing the protein MATIGTFTKNETGAGFSGAVKTLTLNVKAKFVPSEGDSERGPDFRIFAGATEFGAAWKKTARESSREYLSVKLDDPSFPAPIYASLVEAEDGSGHNLIWSRRTGE